The Cheilinus undulatus linkage group 2, ASM1832078v1, whole genome shotgun sequence genome has a window encoding:
- the si:dkey-260j18.2 gene encoding kelch-like protein 17: protein MNAVRGGTVTWRPQPWQDGDGGGGEPLSDSDSEEEDFPDDSTTPLGDYITQGLKQLLDAQQLCDVTLLVEGKKFMCHRVLLAAVSPYFRAMFTSPLVESRLTEIRLEEVTPSVMETVIQFVYTGEAGLSLDTAEDLFVAANRLQVMPLQDLCSRFLFEHLSVDNCLGMYSLARSHHDQLLLRASLRLVAQHFPRVARQKDFLLLDHGTLGSLLSSDRLGVDSEAEVYDAARRWAEHQPLDRYAHMPALLHHLRPGLLSQEESRRLCQELGPAAAGEGLGGPLRPREGMFEKKIVCVDLTPREEENLALRDYTVDCFDPRTGKWEKLAALGSLVSPGCTAVGDRLFVAGGILRTGSVSAAVHEYDAVLDRWIERPSMFQPRAMLGLLGCGDSLYALGGSNRSALLDSSETLELSTLQWAPGPRLPLPLRAFACAALRGRLYLLGGTTLEQNRAVVHSGVLIYHTLTDCWTRVSLDSGATCLAGGVAVRGGVCAIGGYMRDTTKFLDGNYTNLETLDATGRVLFFREGRGSGVEREVTGGGVMVSTEQRGGAGGGSDRAPSPVVFPGLPRRIAAGGVARWKRRIYVLGGENGSRFYDSVYCWKPGWRSWVQRREKLPGDTGGVSQFGCTTLKFPKKHILSRLRLAKENCKKAVD from the exons ATGAATGCTGTGCGGGGAGGCACAGTCACCTGGCGTCCCCAGCCATGGCAGGACGGGGACGGGGGTGGAGGGGAACCTCTGTCAGACAGCGActcagaggaggaggacttCCCCGATGACAGCACCACACCTTTGGGTGACTACATTACACAAG GACTGAAGCAGCTCCTGGATGCCCAGCAGTTGTGTGATGTTACTTTGCTTGTTGAGGGAAAGAAGTTTATGTGTCACAG AGTCCTCTTGGCAGCCGTGAGCCCATACTTTCGAGCCATGTTCACCAGCCCTCTGGTGGAGTCCCGCCTCACTGAGATCCGACTGGAGGAGGTTACTCCATCTGTCATGGAGACTGTCATTCAGTTTGTGTACACCGGTGAGGCCGGGCTCTCTCTGGACACGGCCGAGGATCTGTTTGTGGCTGCCAACCGGCTTCAGGTCATGCCTCTCCAAGATTTGTGCTCCAG GTTTCTATTTGAACACCTTTCAGTGGATAACTGCCTGGGGATGTACTCTCTTGCTCGCTCTCACCATGACCAGCTGCTGCTGCGTGCCTCCCTGCGGCTGGTAGCCCAGCACTTTCCCCGGGTGGCCCGGCAGAAAGACTTCCTCCTGCTGGACCACGGCACTTTGGGCAGCCTCCTGAGCTCCGACCGTCTGGGAGTGGACTCTGAAGCAGAGGTTTACGACGCGGCTCGTCGCTGGGCAGAGCATCAACCCTTGGATCGCTACGCCCACATGCCTGCGCTGCTCCATCACCTGCGGCCAGGGCTGCTGTCCCAAGAGGAGAGCCGGAGACTTTGTCAGGAGCTGGGGCCCGCTGCAGCTGGCGAGGGCCTTGGGGGGCCTTTGAGACCTCGGGAGGGGATGTTTGAGAAAAAGATTGTCTGTGTGGACCTAACGCCTCGAGAAGAGGAGAATTTAGCCTTAAGAGACTACACAGTGGACTGCTTTGATCCTCGGACAGGGAAGTGGGAGAAGCTAGCAGCACTGGGCTCTCTGGTGAGTCCTGGCTGTACGGCTGTAGGGGACCGGCTGTTTGTAGCAGGGGGGATCCTTAGAACAGGCTCCGTTTCTGCAGCTGTGCATGAGTATGACGCAGTGCTGGACCGCTGGATTGAAAGGCCTTCAATGTTCCAGCCTCGGGCTATGCTGGGTCTGCTGGGCTGTGGAGACTCGCTCTATGCTTTAGGGGGTAGTAACCGTTCAGCTCTGCTGGACTCCAGTGAAACTCTGGAGCTCTCTACTCTGCAGTGGGCCCCAGGACCTCGACTACCCCTCCCTCTGCGCGCCTTTGCCTGTGCAGCACTGCGTGGGCGGCTCTACCTTCTGGGTGGGACAACACTTGAACAGAACCGGGCTGTGGTCCACTCAGGGGTGCTTATTTATCACACCCTAACAGACTGCTGGACACGTGTGTCTCTGGACTCCGGTGCCACCTGTCTCGCTGGAGGAGTAGCTGTTCGAGGAGGAGTCTGTGCAATCGGAGGATATATGAGAGATACCACCAAGTTTCTGGATGGAAACTACACTAATCTGGAGACTTTAGACGCCACAGGGCGggtgctgtttttcagagaGGGTAGGGGCTCCGGAGTGGAGCGGGAGGTGACTGGAGGAGGGGTCATGGTCAGCACAGAGCAGCGGGGCGGTGCAGGCGGTGGAAGCGACCGAGCCCCAAGCCCTGTGGTGTTCCCCGGGCTGCCCCGGCGGATAGCAGCAGGGGGCGTAGCCAGGTGGAAACGCAGGATTTATGTGCTGGGTGGGGAAAACGGCTCACGCTTCTATGACAGCGTGTACTGTTGGAAGCCTGGCTGGCGCAGCTGGGTGCAGAGACGAGAGAAACTTCCAGGAGACACTGGAGGGGTGAGCCAGTTTGGGTGTACCACTTTAAAGTTCCCTAAGAAACATATCCTCTCCAGACTGAGACTAGCCAAAGAAAACTGCAAGAAGGCAGTTGACTAG